From Oscillospiraceae bacterium CM, a single genomic window includes:
- the lepA gene encoding elongation factor 4, which yields MIDQEKIRNFSIIAHIDHGKSTLADRLLEKCGAVDARDMENQLLDNMELERERGITIKARAVGLTYKACDGETYTLNLIDTPGHVDFNYEVSRSLAACEGAILVVDAAQGIEAQTLANTYLALEHNLEILPVVNKIDLPAADPKRVKAEIEDIIGLPALDAPEISAKLGIGIDEVLESIVKNVPAPKGDCSKSLRALIFDSQYDAYRGVIVYLRLFDGELRPDMTVRMMATGAEYRVVEIGHLRPIGMEPCDVLCAGDVGYLTASIKNVADTQVGDTVTGAENPSQEALPGYKPAQPMVYSGIYTVDGAEYPDLRDALEKLKLNDAALSFEPESSVALGFGFRCGFLGLLHMEIIQERIEREYNLDLITTAPSVIYRVTKTDGQTILVDNPLNYPDPAHIEQAEEPFVKAAIICPPEYVGNIMDLCQDRRGEYKALTYLDTARVELQYDMPLNEIIYDFFDALKSRSRGYASLDYEFLGYRPSELVKLDILLNGEVVDALSFIVHKDKAYARGRRIAEKLKDNIPRQLFEIPVQAAIGGKVIARETIKAMRKDVLAKCYGGDITRKKKLLEKQKEGKKRMRSLGSVEVPQEAFMAVLKLDE from the coding sequence ATGATCGATCAAGAAAAAATCCGCAACTTTTCTATTATAGCCCACATTGACCACGGCAAATCGACGCTGGCCGACCGGCTGCTCGAAAAATGCGGCGCCGTCGACGCGCGAGACATGGAAAATCAGCTTCTGGACAACATGGAGCTCGAGCGTGAGCGCGGCATTACGATCAAAGCACGCGCCGTCGGCCTCACATACAAAGCCTGTGACGGTGAAACGTATACGCTTAACCTGATCGACACACCGGGTCACGTTGATTTTAACTACGAAGTGTCACGGTCTCTCGCGGCTTGCGAGGGGGCGATTCTCGTTGTCGACGCGGCGCAGGGGATCGAAGCCCAAACACTGGCTAACACCTACCTTGCACTGGAGCATAATCTTGAGATTCTCCCTGTTGTCAATAAAATTGACTTGCCTGCTGCTGACCCGAAAAGGGTCAAGGCTGAAATCGAGGACATCATCGGTCTGCCAGCGCTTGACGCGCCGGAAATTTCAGCCAAGCTCGGCATCGGCATTGACGAGGTGCTCGAGAGCATCGTTAAAAACGTCCCCGCGCCGAAGGGCGATTGCTCAAAATCGCTCCGCGCGCTCATTTTTGACAGCCAGTACGACGCGTACCGCGGCGTCATCGTCTATCTGCGGCTGTTTGACGGCGAGCTGCGCCCGGATATGACGGTTCGGATGATGGCAACCGGCGCTGAATACCGCGTCGTTGAAATCGGGCATTTACGCCCAATCGGCATGGAACCGTGCGACGTCTTGTGCGCCGGCGACGTTGGATATTTGACGGCCAGCATCAAAAATGTTGCCGACACCCAGGTCGGCGACACTGTCACAGGGGCGGAGAACCCCTCGCAAGAGGCACTGCCGGGCTATAAGCCTGCGCAACCGATGGTCTATTCCGGCATCTACACGGTCGATGGCGCAGAATACCCGGACCTGCGCGACGCGCTGGAAAAGCTCAAGCTCAACGACGCGGCGCTCAGCTTCGAGCCGGAATCGTCAGTCGCTTTGGGTTTCGGCTTTCGCTGCGGCTTTCTCGGCCTTTTGCATATGGAGATTATTCAGGAGCGGATCGAGCGCGAATACAATCTTGACCTTATTACGACGGCTCCCAGCGTTATCTACCGCGTGACGAAAACGGACGGGCAGACGATCCTGGTTGATAACCCGCTTAACTATCCCGACCCGGCCCATATTGAGCAGGCGGAGGAGCCCTTTGTCAAAGCCGCCATCATCTGCCCGCCTGAATACGTCGGCAACATTATGGATCTTTGTCAGGACCGGCGGGGTGAATACAAGGCGCTCACGTATCTTGACACGGCGCGCGTCGAGCTGCAATACGACATGCCACTCAACGAAATTATCTATGACTTTTTTGACGCGCTCAAATCCCGCTCACGCGGGTACGCCTCACTTGACTATGAGTTTCTCGGGTACAGGCCATCCGAGCTTGTAAAGCTCGATATTCTGCTCAACGGCGAGGTCGTGGATGCGCTGTCTTTTATTGTCCACAAGGACAAGGCCTATGCGCGCGGCAGAAGGATTGCCGAAAAACTCAAAGACAACATCCCGCGACAGCTCTTTGAAATCCCCGTGCAGGCGGCCATCGGCGGCAAGGTCATTGCCCGCGAGACAATCAAGGCCATGCGGAAAGATGTTTTGGCCAAATGCTACGGCGGCGATATCACCCGCAAGAAAAAGCTTCTTGAAAAGCAAAAAGAAGGCAAGAAGCGCATGCGGAGCCTCGGGAGCGTCGAGGTGCCGCAGGAAGCCTTCATGGCGGTTTTGAAGTTGGACGAATAG
- the pduL gene encoding phosphate propanoyltransferase, producing MTEKRVIIEGSGKHCHVTRETLDTLFGKGFELVPKKWLSQPGQFASDQKVTVVGPKGQTTVTIIGPCRRADQVELSFTDARALGFEPPVRESGDLKGSPGCKLVGPSGSVDIESGVIIAKRHLHLTPEDAEKFGLHDKQVIKIRVDGDRALIFDEVVARVSPDYATFAHLDYDEVNAAALFGTPTGVIID from the coding sequence ATGACGGAGAAAAGAGTAATCATCGAAGGCTCTGGAAAGCATTGCCACGTCACGCGCGAAACGCTGGACACGCTCTTTGGAAAGGGGTTTGAGCTTGTCCCTAAAAAGTGGCTGTCGCAGCCCGGCCAGTTTGCCTCCGACCAGAAGGTGACCGTCGTCGGCCCAAAGGGCCAGACGACCGTGACGATCATCGGCCCCTGCCGCCGTGCCGATCAGGTAGAGCTCTCCTTTACCGACGCCCGTGCGCTCGGTTTTGAGCCACCGGTTCGTGAAAGCGGCGATTTAAAAGGCAGCCCCGGCTGTAAGCTTGTCGGCCCCAGCGGCTCTGTCGACATTGAAAGCGGCGTTATCATCGCCAAGCGCCATCTGCATTTAACACCGGAGGACGCCGAAAAGTTCGGTCTTCATGATAAACAGGTCATCAAAATCCGTGTCGATGGCGATCGCGCGCTTATTTTTGATGAGGTTGTCGCCCGTGTCAGCCCTGACTACGCCACGTTTGCGCACCTCGACTACGATGAAGTTAACGCAGCAGCGCTTTTCGGCACGCCAACCGGCGTGATTATTGACTGA
- the secG gene encoding preprotein translocase subunit SecG, translated as MILLETVVTIFQLITCVILIAVVLLQTGKTAGLSGVIGGGSDTYLSKNKMKTLDSKLARATKWVAIVFVVLTLILNIVF; from the coding sequence ATGATCCTCCTGGAAACGGTCGTTACGATTTTTCAGCTCATTACTTGTGTTATCCTCATTGCCGTTGTCCTTTTGCAGACAGGCAAAACGGCCGGCCTCTCCGGCGTCATTGGCGGCGGATCGGACACATATCTGTCAAAAAACAAGATGAAAACGCTCGATTCAAAGCTGGCCAGAGCTACGAAATGGGTGGCGATTGTTTTCGTTGTCCTGACACTTATTTTAAACATTGTTTTTTAA
- a CDS encoding copper amine oxidase N-terminal domain-containing protein, whose protein sequence is MRRYIRGLIAGALCLVLLLPMSVAAAAAPIHLKLGTKTLNVVPVLMQDGRSFAPYNTLFKALGARAVYDAASKTITAVSGTTTVVMPCSSGNITITDGEETYDMYCAYPPIENTSTGKIYISIRYAAQALGYTVSWDGAARTIVLGTVDELMARSGATYTVLDKYLAYNRSFLEKSHTLEGTFDYSMDMQSSLYGNLEDEDQPAVPSALTATGTVSGLFDKGGEEMSLNLKTNLSDFTEMLESAEPLDDETRALLSQLDNIDMSIIINNETGMMYIKSPLLSSVYGISADAWVSNETGNAGTNFGLDVLSMSGYSGLSMSDIAAAGGSFRDGVKHLLVSQLRSGNDNIESVLNNINQLFSDQAMVRDGDSYVVSLSETETEGDEYGYTNRFTLKMVYSFSGETFTGLSLSLTDDATYRYGDAYAETYKTEMLFAYTTDGHGSLVLKDAVNDVTRQALNISFTYADTTQTPAREPAAGSTVISADDLYAPDEQGIPQETT, encoded by the coding sequence ATGCGTCGATACATAAGAGGGCTTATCGCAGGGGCGCTTTGTCTGGTGTTGTTGCTGCCGATGTCGGTTGCGGCGGCGGCGGCGCCGATTCACCTCAAGCTTGGGACGAAAACACTCAATGTTGTGCCGGTTTTAATGCAGGACGGCAGGTCGTTTGCACCATATAACACCCTTTTCAAGGCGCTTGGTGCACGCGCTGTTTATGACGCCGCGTCAAAAACGATAACGGCGGTATCGGGAACAACGACCGTTGTGATGCCATGCAGCAGCGGCAATATCACGATAACTGACGGGGAGGAGACGTATGACATGTACTGCGCTTACCCGCCGATTGAAAACACGAGCACCGGAAAAATCTACATCTCCATACGCTATGCGGCCCAGGCGCTTGGGTATACCGTATCGTGGGATGGCGCGGCACGCACCATCGTCCTCGGGACTGTTGACGAGCTTATGGCGAGAAGCGGCGCAACCTATACGGTTTTGGATAAGTATCTTGCCTATAACAGAAGCTTTTTGGAAAAAAGCCATACCTTAGAGGGCACTTTTGATTATTCCATGGATATGCAATCGTCACTGTACGGCAATTTGGAGGATGAAGACCAACCGGCTGTGCCTAGTGCTTTAACGGCTACCGGCACGGTTTCAGGCCTTTTTGACAAGGGTGGCGAGGAAATGAGCCTGAACTTGAAAACAAATCTATCCGATTTTACCGAAATGCTCGAGAGCGCTGAACCGCTTGACGATGAGACAAGAGCCTTGTTAAGCCAGCTCGATAATATCGATATGAGCATCATCATCAATAACGAGACAGGGATGATGTATATAAAATCCCCACTCCTGTCGTCAGTTTACGGTATTTCGGCAGATGCGTGGGTCTCCAATGAAACGGGGAACGCTGGGACGAATTTTGGGTTAGATGTTTTAAGCATGAGCGGTTATTCCGGCCTGAGCATGAGCGACATCGCCGCTGCCGGTGGCAGCTTCCGAGACGGCGTCAAACATCTTCTTGTCAGTCAGCTGCGCTCCGGTAATGACAATATCGAAAGTGTTTTGAATAATATTAATCAGCTTTTCAGCGATCAGGCTATGGTTCGAGACGGCGATTCATATGTCGTATCGCTATCGGAAACGGAGACCGAAGGCGATGAATACGGATATACCAACCGGTTTACATTGAAGATGGTTTATTCCTTTAGCGGAGAAACATTTACAGGATTATCGCTGTCTTTGACGGATGACGCCACCTATCGATATGGCGACGCGTATGCTGAGACATATAAAACAGAGATGCTGTTTGCCTATACAACCGACGGTCATGGCAGTCTGGTGCTGAAAGACGCCGTCAATGATGTGACGCGCCAAGCCCTGAATATTTCATTTACATACGCGGATACGACGCAGACACCGGCCAGAGAGCCTGCCGCCGGTAGTACGGTGATCTCCGCCGACGACCTGTATGCGCCGGATGAACAGGGTATCCCGCAGGAGACGACGTAA
- a CDS encoding helix-turn-helix transcriptional regulator → MKPNFAKALTNLRRGKNFSQKKVADDLGISQALLSHYENGVREPKMEFIIKACDYYSVSADFILGRARQEACSDNIAMPCFTDSIRSSLDNAALLLSLLKDIGDDTLTASVRDYFEFWMYRLLAAMCRRPADESSMLLDAAIKISEDFCMTQIIRIRHDPQYKRLLILEEIKAKYPESQDALDKLFVAVEESVRKLKTPSMG, encoded by the coding sequence ATGAAGCCTAATTTCGCAAAAGCGCTCACGAATCTCCGGCGCGGCAAAAACTTCAGCCAAAAGAAAGTGGCTGACGACCTTGGAATTTCGCAGGCGCTTCTGTCACATTACGAAAACGGCGTCCGTGAGCCTAAGATGGAATTCATTATAAAAGCCTGTGATTATTACAGTGTTTCGGCAGACTTTATTCTTGGCCGCGCCCGGCAGGAGGCATGCAGTGATAACATCGCCATGCCGTGCTTCACAGACAGCATCAGAAGCAGCCTTGACAACGCGGCGCTGCTCCTGTCGCTTCTAAAAGATATCGGAGACGATACGTTAACGGCATCAGTCAGAGACTATTTTGAATTCTGGATGTACCGCCTCCTCGCCGCTATGTGCCGCCGCCCAGCAGATGAGAGCAGCATGCTGCTTGATGCGGCGATCAAGATTTCAGAAGATTTTTGTATGACCCAGATTATTCGCATCAGACATGACCCACAATACAAACGCTTATTGATATTAGAGGAAATCAAAGCAAAATATCCGGAATCCCAAGATGCATTGGATAAGCTCTTCGTGGCTGTTGAAGAATCGGTCCGGAAGCTGAAAACGCCTTCAATGGGATGA
- a CDS encoding adenosylhomocysteinase: MSDIRDIALAPSGEKKIAWALRNMPLLNALDRELSVSKPFRGLKITLSVHMEAKTACLCRMLQNAGAEMHVTGCNPLSTQDDVAAALAAGGMDIYAVHGVKAAEYERHLVAALASGPNIIIDDGGDLVGLVHTKLQHLIPGILGGCEETTTGVVRLNAMAREKTLKFPMITVNNAQCKYLFDNRYGTGQSVLDGINRTTNLVVAGKTVVVAGYGWCGKGIAMRAKGFGARVVVTEIDPVKALEAMMDGFDVMPMAMAAEIGDLFITATGCSGVITPEHFNNMKDGAVLCNAGHFNVEVDVAWLDQHAVNKAEQKPNIMGYALENGRTIFVLAEGRLVNLASGDGHPVEIMDMSFAIQALSAKFLADNRDKLVPGVHAVPVEIDTAVAKMKLAACGLSIDALTEQQREYLSSWNV, translated from the coding sequence ATGAGTGATATTCGCGATATTGCCCTCGCCCCATCGGGCGAGAAGAAAATCGCCTGGGCGCTTCGGAACATGCCGCTGCTCAACGCCCTTGATAGGGAACTGTCCGTGTCAAAACCGTTTCGCGGCCTTAAAATAACGCTGTCCGTCCACATGGAGGCCAAAACAGCCTGCCTGTGCCGGATGCTGCAAAACGCCGGCGCCGAAATGCATGTGACCGGCTGCAACCCGCTCTCCACGCAGGATGACGTCGCCGCGGCGCTGGCTGCCGGCGGGATGGATATCTACGCCGTCCACGGCGTGAAGGCCGCGGAATATGAGCGCCATCTCGTCGCCGCCCTCGCGTCGGGCCCCAATATCATCATTGACGACGGTGGCGACCTCGTCGGTTTGGTACATACAAAACTTCAGCATCTCATCCCGGGCATACTCGGCGGTTGCGAGGAGACGACAACAGGCGTTGTCCGTCTTAATGCGATGGCCCGCGAGAAGACGCTCAAATTCCCGATGATTACCGTTAACAACGCCCAGTGCAAATATCTTTTTGATAACCGCTACGGGACGGGCCAATCCGTTTTAGACGGCATCAACCGTACGACGAATCTTGTCGTCGCCGGGAAAACCGTCGTTGTCGCCGGATATGGCTGGTGCGGCAAGGGGATCGCCATGCGCGCCAAAGGCTTCGGCGCACGCGTCGTCGTCACGGAAATCGACCCCGTCAAAGCGCTCGAGGCGATGATGGACGGCTTTGATGTCATGCCGATGGCAATGGCTGCCGAAATCGGCGACCTGTTCATCACAGCGACAGGCTGCAGCGGCGTTATCACGCCGGAGCATTTCAACAACATGAAGGACGGCGCCGTTTTATGCAACGCCGGTCACTTCAATGTCGAGGTTGACGTGGCATGGCTTGATCAGCACGCCGTCAATAAGGCTGAGCAAAAGCCGAACATCATGGGATATGCGCTCGAAAACGGGCGGACGATCTTTGTTTTGGCTGAGGGGCGGCTCGTTAATCTCGCCTCCGGGGATGGGCACCCCGTTGAAATCATGGACATGAGCTTCGCCATCCAGGCGCTTAGCGCCAAATTCCTTGCCGATAACAGGGATAAGCTCGTGCCCGGTGTCCACGCGGTACCGGTGGAAATCGATACGGCGGTTGCAAAAATGAAGCTTGCCGCCTGCGGTCTTTCGATTGATGCGCTGACAGAGCAGCAGCGGGAATACCTATCCAGCTGGAACGTCTAA
- the wecB gene encoding UDP-N-acetylglucosamine 2-epimerase (non-hydrolyzing), with amino-acid sequence MKKVMLVFGTRPEAIKMCPLVLELKSRDNFETLVCVTGQHRQMLQQVLDAFNVTPDFDLSVMSDRQTLFDITERVMRGMKDILEQTRPYVVLVHGDTTTTFAASLACFYLDIPVGHVEAGLRTYNITSPYPEEFNRQAVDSVARFLFAPTAVSEANLLREGKAPETIFVTGNTAIDALKTTVRTDYTHPELSWAEGSRLVMLTAHRRENLGAPMYRIFGAIRRIVDEFPDVKIIYPVHLNPAVREAARDVLGGHERVHLIDPLDVLDFHNFLARSYLILTDSGGIQEEAPSLGKPVLVLRDTTERPEGVDAGTLKLTGTDEETIYQEFRTLLVDQRAYDAMSHASNPYGDGFASKHIADILEKKL; translated from the coding sequence ATGAAAAAAGTCATGCTCGTTTTCGGCACGCGGCCGGAGGCCATAAAAATGTGCCCGCTCGTGCTGGAACTGAAAAGCCGAGATAATTTCGAGACACTCGTCTGTGTCACCGGCCAGCACCGCCAAATGCTTCAGCAGGTGCTCGACGCCTTTAACGTCACGCCGGACTTTGACCTGTCCGTCATGTCAGACAGGCAGACATTGTTTGATATCACAGAGCGCGTGATGCGCGGCATGAAGGACATTTTGGAGCAGACACGCCCCTACGTCGTCCTTGTTCATGGCGACACGACAACGACGTTTGCCGCCAGTCTTGCCTGCTTCTATCTGGACATTCCCGTCGGCCATGTGGAGGCCGGTCTGCGCACCTACAATATTACATCACCGTACCCGGAGGAGTTCAACCGGCAGGCCGTTGACAGTGTCGCGCGTTTTCTCTTTGCGCCGACAGCCGTCTCCGAAGCCAATCTGCTGCGCGAGGGCAAAGCGCCGGAGACAATCTTTGTGACGGGCAACACGGCGATAGATGCCTTAAAAACAACGGTACGCACCGATTACACCCATCCGGAGCTCAGCTGGGCGGAAGGCAGCCGCCTCGTGATGCTGACGGCGCACCGCCGCGAAAATCTCGGTGCGCCGATGTACCGCATCTTCGGCGCGATCCGCCGGATTGTCGACGAATTTCCCGACGTTAAAATCATCTACCCCGTCCATCTAAACCCCGCCGTCCGGGAGGCAGCACGTGACGTCCTTGGCGGCCACGAACGGGTGCATCTCATTGACCCGCTTGATGTGCTTGATTTTCACAATTTTCTCGCGCGCTCCTATCTCATTCTCACGGATTCAGGCGGCATTCAGGAGGAAGCGCCCTCCCTCGGCAAGCCGGTCCTCGTTCTGCGGGACACGACGGAGCGCCCGGAAGGCGTGGACGCCGGAACGCTCAAGCTCACAGGCACCGACGAAGAGACGATCTACCAAGAGTTTAGAACACTGCTCGTCGATCAGCGCGCCTATGACGCGATGAGTCATGCCTCCAACCCATACGGTGACGGCTTTGCCTCAAAACATATTGCGGATATTCTTGAAAAAAAGTTATAA
- a CDS encoding translation initiation factor 2 — protein sequence MVKGVSRRVIVIKSPGLHLFDEAIFIVKEEALRAGGVTGDEIVRQAQAVADRYIRVHLKKSFLSKLPAPAFAALGAAFTALIWVLTQFVI from the coding sequence GTGGTAAAAGGTGTATCCCGTCGTGTCATCGTTATCAAGTCTCCGGGCCTGCATCTGTTTGACGAAGCAATCTTCATCGTCAAGGAGGAAGCGCTCCGCGCAGGCGGCGTAACGGGCGATGAGATCGTCCGGCAGGCGCAGGCGGTAGCCGACCGTTATATTCGCGTTCACCTGAAAAAGTCTTTCTTATCAAAATTGCCCGCCCCGGCCTTTGCCGCTTTGGGCGCGGCATTTACGGCGCTCATCTGGGTTTTGACACAGTTTGTTATATAG
- a CDS encoding amidohydrolase — protein sequence MSVLIRDILAILPEGAAVCSVAVENGVITAVGDVPKDFRAEKTILGSGKMLIPGLINAHTHAYMTLFRNVADDLTFHDWLFGRILPLEDQLTHEDCYWGSLLGIMEMLSTGTTAFNDMYIFVDAAAQAVYDSGMRAVLSRGLVGDRENAAGGAQRLHEAKTEIEKWRGYNNISFMLAPHAPYTCDDIYQKEVAEEAHRLGVRIHTHLSESQSEMAAIRASYGCTPPELYDKTGLLSDKTVAAHCVYLTDDDIALLARCGVSVATNPVSNLKLANGIAPIPKMLKAGINVALGTDGPASNNTLNMFRELAFLTALHKGTTGDPQAVTAREGLQIATINGARALGLTNVGAIKPGMAADLAIIDLDRPNLQPLNDPVAALAYSMNGSEVETVLVGGKILMENRRFLTIDRDRVLHEVSRVCERIGTR from the coding sequence ATGTCGGTATTAATCCGAGATATCCTCGCGATCCTGCCCGAGGGCGCGGCTGTCTGCTCCGTTGCCGTTGAAAACGGCGTCATCACGGCTGTCGGCGACGTTCCGAAAGACTTCCGTGCGGAAAAAACAATCCTCGGCTCCGGCAAAATGCTCATTCCGGGCCTTATAAACGCGCACACCCACGCCTATATGACGCTTTTCCGCAACGTCGCCGACGACCTGACGTTTCATGACTGGCTTTTCGGCCGCATTCTGCCGTTGGAAGACCAGCTGACACATGAGGACTGCTACTGGGGCTCACTGCTCGGCATCATGGAAATGCTCTCAACGGGTACGACAGCCTTTAACGACATGTATATTTTTGTTGACGCGGCGGCTCAGGCCGTCTATGACAGCGGTATGCGCGCCGTTTTGTCGCGCGGGCTTGTCGGTGACCGGGAAAACGCCGCGGGCGGCGCGCAGCGATTACACGAGGCAAAGACGGAGATTGAAAAATGGCGTGGCTATAACAACATCAGCTTTATGCTGGCGCCGCACGCACCATATACGTGCGATGATATCTATCAAAAGGAAGTTGCCGAAGAAGCGCACCGTCTTGGCGTACGCATTCACACGCATCTGTCCGAAAGCCAGTCCGAGATGGCGGCAATTCGCGCTTCTTATGGCTGCACGCCGCCGGAACTCTATGACAAAACGGGTCTTTTGTCGGATAAGACCGTTGCGGCCCACTGCGTCTATTTGACGGATGACGATATCGCCCTCTTAGCACGCTGCGGGGTGTCCGTTGCAACGAATCCAGTCAGCAATTTAAAGCTTGCCAACGGCATCGCGCCAATTCCAAAAATGCTGAAGGCGGGTATTAACGTGGCGCTCGGGACGGACGGCCCCGCCAGTAATAACACACTCAACATGTTCCGTGAGCTCGCCTTTCTCACGGCGCTTCATAAGGGAACGACGGGCGACCCGCAGGCGGTCACGGCTCGTGAAGGCTTACAAATTGCGACAATCAACGGTGCCCGGGCGCTCGGTCTGACAAACGTCGGCGCCATCAAACCGGGGATGGCGGCGGACCTCGCGATTATCGACCTCGACCGTCCGAACCTCCAACCCCTGAATGACCCCGTGGCGGCGCTGGCCTATTCAATGAACGGCTCGGAGGTCGAAACCGTCCTTGTCGGCGGGAAAATATTAATGGAAAACAGGCGCTTTCTGACGATTGACCGTGATCGGGTCCTCCATGAAGTCAGCCGCGTCTGTGAAAGGATCGGAACACGATGA
- a CDS encoding IS30 family transposase, protein MDNNDSITVSAERKKGQHLSLEDRGAVKALLKQGLGVRGIARNIGCSPSTISYELRRGTPTRKSNRGQAPGYSPKLGEAIYKANRRACVKPLKAGSCKTFIDWVVKQIREHKWSLDSCCGYAKRQRLYSEDQMVCTRTLYNMVWAGLLPITPTELPEALKRSTRKARGRENKKHYGTSISARPEIASLRIEGGHWEGDTVVGKRAGKEAVVLSLLEKKTEHYIAIRIPGKTSDAVMSAMKSLRAEYGERFSQIFKTITVDNGSEFADFAEVEAWGSQIYFAHPYSSWERPQNERHNGLFRTFVPKGTSIEQYTDEDILSAADELNGRPRKKLGYHTPEELFEAFLDSEYAA, encoded by the coding sequence ATGGATAACAATGATTCTATCACAGTCAGCGCAGAACGCAAGAAAGGGCAACACTTGAGCTTGGAAGATCGTGGTGCTGTCAAAGCCCTCTTGAAGCAGGGACTTGGCGTACGCGGCATCGCCCGAAACATTGGCTGTTCACCGTCCACCATCTCATACGAGTTAAGGCGAGGTACACCGACACGGAAGAGCAACAGGGGCCAAGCACCTGGCTATTCTCCGAAACTCGGCGAGGCCATCTACAAGGCTAATCGAAGGGCTTGTGTCAAGCCCCTCAAAGCAGGCTCCTGCAAGACTTTCATTGACTGGGTAGTCAAGCAGATCCGGGAACACAAGTGGTCGCTGGATTCCTGCTGCGGATATGCGAAGCGACAGCGTTTGTACAGTGAAGATCAGATGGTTTGTACCCGCACTCTGTACAACATGGTCTGGGCAGGCTTGCTTCCCATCACGCCGACCGAACTGCCGGAAGCCTTAAAACGCAGCACCCGAAAGGCCAGGGGCAGGGAAAACAAAAAGCACTACGGCACAAGCATTTCCGCCCGTCCTGAGATCGCTTCCCTTCGTATAGAAGGCGGCCACTGGGAGGGCGACACCGTGGTTGGAAAACGAGCTGGGAAAGAGGCAGTTGTACTCTCTCTGCTGGAGAAGAAGACCGAGCACTACATCGCCATTCGTATTCCCGGAAAGACCAGTGATGCGGTGATGTCTGCCATGAAAAGCCTACGCGCTGAGTACGGGGAACGTTTTTCACAGATTTTTAAGACGATTACCGTAGACAACGGCAGCGAGTTCGCCGACTTTGCAGAAGTCGAGGCTTGGGGTTCCCAGATCTACTTTGCCCACCCATACAGCTCTTGGGAACGTCCTCAGAACGAAAGGCATAATGGACTGTTCCGGACCTTCGTTCCAAAGGGAACATCTATTGAGCAGTATACAGACGAGGACATCCTGTCCGCTGCTGATGAGTTAAATGGGCGACCCCGGAAGAAGCTCGGATACCACACGCCAGAGGAACTATTTGAAGCCTTTCTTGATTCCGAATACGCAGCCTGA